A region from the Melioribacter roseus P3M-2 genome encodes:
- a CDS encoding PAS domain S-box protein: protein MKTINFKKYFTWWEKLTGHYLNRIYINEKDNNESELPQVRNKLFISILLVALIFGFISYIPSLIISIKYNEVVIGIFDTLAIAMLIYISFSGKLNINTKKTLFSITVYVLSVILFIYLGTKGPATIIFLSLSILITLFYSRRAGLIAVALNAAVYFTLPFFLDGKILNQPFFKDISPGAWMVIGFNLVVFNLILVLSVSFLIDYLQKSLEQKKQIAGEWEKTFHAIDTPIFLIGADSQILRSNYSAKKFYGNNSQMEFNGKCHDIICNNSVAEEDCPFFVSRKSLKGESKVFFRDNKWIEEIVDPYWDENNKFTGAVLVCRDITVSKQAEILLRKEEAKFRSVSETATDAIIIGYSDGKIIFWNESAQKIFGYSEEEALNKPITVIIPPDLQKDDSGLLKNIFDPKQPMTIDKTVEMEGLTKNGDKIPLEIAISHWETNNEFFFSVIIRDITEKKTTIDSLIAAKEKAEEMNKVKSFFFANMSHELRTPFVGIMGYAELLAEVLENEEHKEMANGIIYASKRMLDTLNNILVLTKIEFDGLTVKYETVDVNEEILSLIKEYKPLAEVKKIELTHNLRTGQGPIITDKQLFQGILSNLISNALKYTERGRVEVCAVIEKINSTDFLNIKVMDTGIGIPEDKLDLIWQEFRQVSEGTTRSHQGSGLGLAITKKYVEKLGGNIRVESKVGEGSTFIVNLPILKESALLDGSQNKNK, encoded by the coding sequence ATGAAAACGATAAATTTTAAGAAATATTTTACATGGTGGGAAAAGTTAACCGGGCATTATTTAAACAGAATTTATATTAACGAGAAAGACAATAATGAAAGCGAGCTTCCTCAAGTAAGGAATAAGCTGTTTATTTCCATATTACTAGTAGCCCTGATTTTCGGATTTATCTCTTATATCCCAAGCCTCATTATCTCCATCAAATATAACGAAGTCGTTATCGGAATATTCGATACCCTCGCCATTGCTATGCTCATTTATATTTCTTTTAGCGGGAAATTAAATATAAACACGAAAAAAACTCTGTTTTCGATTACCGTTTATGTTCTCTCCGTAATCTTATTCATCTATCTCGGAACCAAAGGTCCTGCAACGATTATCTTCTTGTCTCTTTCCATATTGATAACTCTCTTCTACAGCAGGCGGGCGGGTTTGATAGCGGTTGCATTAAACGCTGCCGTCTATTTTACTCTGCCCTTTTTCCTGGACGGAAAAATATTAAACCAACCGTTTTTCAAGGATATTTCCCCTGGCGCATGGATGGTTATCGGATTTAACCTGGTTGTTTTCAATCTGATTCTTGTATTATCCGTCTCATTCTTAATTGATTATTTACAAAAGTCATTAGAACAAAAAAAACAAATTGCCGGGGAATGGGAAAAGACGTTTCATGCAATCGACACGCCTATTTTTTTAATCGGCGCCGATTCCCAAATACTACGCTCAAATTATTCGGCAAAGAAATTTTACGGAAATAATTCCCAAATGGAATTTAACGGAAAATGCCACGACATAATTTGCAATAATTCTGTGGCTGAAGAGGACTGCCCGTTTTTTGTATCCCGGAAGAGCTTAAAAGGAGAAAGCAAAGTTTTCTTCCGCGATAATAAATGGATTGAAGAAATAGTCGATCCCTATTGGGACGAAAACAATAAATTTACAGGAGCCGTTCTCGTTTGCAGAGATATAACGGTGAGCAAACAAGCCGAGATATTATTACGTAAAGAAGAGGCAAAGTTTCGTTCAGTTTCGGAAACGGCTACCGACGCGATTATTATTGGCTACAGCGACGGTAAAATTATTTTTTGGAATGAAAGCGCTCAAAAAATATTCGGCTATTCCGAAGAAGAGGCGCTTAACAAACCAATTACAGTGATTATTCCGCCCGATTTGCAGAAAGATGATTCGGGTCTCCTTAAAAATATTTTCGATCCAAAACAGCCGATGACAATAGACAAAACCGTCGAAATGGAAGGGCTGACAAAAAACGGGGATAAAATTCCCTTAGAGATTGCAATATCGCATTGGGAAACCAATAATGAGTTTTTCTTTTCAGTAATAATTCGAGATATAACCGAGAAAAAAACTACAATCGATTCTTTGATAGCGGCTAAAGAAAAAGCCGAAGAAATGAATAAGGTCAAATCTTTTTTCTTCGCCAATATGAGTCACGAACTGCGAACGCCCTTTGTGGGTATTATGGGATATGCCGAATTGCTCGCGGAAGTATTGGAAAACGAAGAACATAAAGAAATGGCAAACGGAATTATTTACGCCTCCAAACGAATGCTCGATACGTTAAATAACATTCTTGTGCTGACAAAGATAGAGTTCGACGGCTTGACGGTCAAATACGAAACTGTCGATGTCAACGAAGAGATTCTTTCCTTAATTAAGGAATACAAACCTCTCGCCGAAGTAAAAAAAATAGAGTTGACTCATAATCTCAGGACGGGACAAGGACCGATCATTACGGACAAGCAATTATTCCAGGGAATACTTAGCAATCTTATCAGTAACGCCTTAAAATATACTGAAAGAGGCAGAGTTGAAGTATGCGCCGTTATTGAGAAAATTAATTCAACCGACTTTCTAAATATAAAAGTAATGGACACCGGCATAGGAATTCCCGAAGATAAACTAGATCTGATATGGCAGGAATTCAGACAAGTAAGCGAAGGCACAACCAGAAGCCATCAAGGTTCCGGACTTGGTCTGGCGATAACAAAAAAATATGTTGAAAAACTTGGCGGTAATATTAGAGTGGAAAGCAAAGTAGGCGAAGGTTCGACTTTTATTGTAAACCTGCCTATCCTAAAAGAGTCGGCGCTTCTCGACGGCTCGCAAAACAAAAATAAATAA
- a CDS encoding YdeI/OmpD-associated family protein yields MNEPGLEQVRAAKADGRWDNANTASELNVPEDFLAALEDNPEAKRFFDTLNKSSRYVIAHELTNAKKTVTRKKRFNKFLNMLLRGAKP; encoded by the coding sequence ATGAACGAGCCGGGACTCGAACAAGTTCGCGCAGCCAAAGCAGACGGTCGATGGGATAATGCAAATACCGCAAGCGAATTGAATGTTCCCGAAGATTTTCTCGCGGCGCTCGAGGACAACCCGGAAGCCAAACGCTTTTTCGATACGCTCAACAAATCGAGTCGTTATGTAATTGCGCACGAACTGACAAACGCAAAGAAAACCGTAACAAGAAAAAAACGATTCAATAAATTCCTTAATATGCTCCTGCGCGGAGCCAAGCCGTAA
- a CDS encoding GNAT family N-acetyltransferase codes for MEIRKAEKTDFYTIMSWIKDEHECKNWAGSKVRFPLEIENLLIDVEYSKDNSYCLEDENTILAFGQLLPQNGEIIHMARIIVNPLCRGLGYGKIFCNSLLDIAEQLGYRKVSLNVYRNNTAPVKLYKKLGFKEIAEKSSSDRCYMVFTMN; via the coding sequence ATGGAAATCAGAAAAGCTGAAAAAACCGATTTTTATACGATAATGTCATGGATAAAAGACGAACACGAGTGTAAAAATTGGGCGGGAAGCAAAGTACGTTTTCCCTTAGAAATTGAGAATCTGCTGATTGACGTTGAATACTCGAAGGATAACTCGTACTGCCTGGAGGATGAGAATACGATTTTGGCGTTCGGACAACTTCTTCCTCAGAATGGCGAAATAATTCATATGGCAAGAATAATAGTGAATCCCTTATGCAGAGGATTGGGATACGGAAAAATATTTTGCAATAGCTTGCTCGATATTGCGGAACAATTAGGTTACCGTAAAGTGAGTTTAAATGTCTATAGAAACAATACGGCTCCTGTTAAACTATACAAAAAATTAGGATTTAAGGAAATTGCAGAAAAATCATCGAGCGACCGTTGTTATATGGTCTTTACAATGAATTAA
- a CDS encoding T9SS type A sorting domain-containing protein, with product MKTTFTLIVILAFSSVYGQWIKYEIPEQKGSLAFAIDAYDQNHAAITFHKGESAVYYSEDGGDNWRAVLSVDETIIDLSFIDETTLALATDRGKLYKYDIPGGELKLCFEDSNVTEIINYVEFFNELEGVAMGDAASGNGSPVILITNDGGENWEYHAAGGIGGFSGDIWRRIDFVDKSTGFFYSSGLMPQRTYKTTDSGNSWNELPHEDPVQLLKFYDTERGITVHIMNDENVINLTGDGGASWTKINTGIEKGFPNDLEYLPENPSFIRYTNYRGLYYSDDGGITWYEEKISDTTLNARDIEFATAERGWILCDNGVVFKTRNNGNVLAGVEENPLPNESNLLGNYPNPFNPSTIIHWRLAKPSSVSVILYDALGRKVADLLKGKAYNAGEHFFKLDASSFGLTSGIYYVVLNTNERIETLKIAYVK from the coding sequence ATGAAAACCACATTTACGCTTATTGTTATTCTCGCATTTTCTTCCGTTTACGGACAATGGATTAAGTACGAAATCCCAGAACAAAAAGGTTCCCTCGCATTTGCTATCGACGCATACGATCAAAATCACGCGGCAATTACGTTCCACAAAGGAGAAAGCGCGGTTTATTATTCGGAGGACGGAGGAGATAACTGGCGGGCGGTCTTGAGCGTAGACGAAACAATCATCGATTTGTCGTTTATTGACGAGACGACGCTGGCCCTGGCAACCGATAGAGGCAAACTCTATAAGTACGACATTCCCGGCGGTGAATTGAAACTTTGCTTCGAAGACTCGAACGTTACGGAAATTATTAATTACGTGGAATTCTTTAACGAACTAGAAGGCGTTGCAATGGGCGACGCCGCTTCGGGCAATGGTAGTCCAGTTATACTAATAACCAACGACGGCGGCGAGAATTGGGAATATCACGCTGCGGGCGGCATCGGCGGCTTCTCCGGCGATATATGGCGCCGCATCGATTTTGTAGATAAATCAACCGGCTTTTTCTATTCCTCCGGTTTAATGCCGCAAAGGACTTACAAAACTACCGACTCCGGCAACAGCTGGAATGAATTGCCGCATGAAGACCCCGTACAACTTTTAAAATTTTACGATACCGAAAGAGGAATTACCGTTCATATAATGAACGACGAAAACGTTATTAATCTAACCGGCGACGGAGGAGCCAGCTGGACTAAAATCAATACCGGCATTGAAAAAGGATTCCCCAACGATTTAGAATATCTGCCGGAGAATCCTTCGTTTATACGTTATACGAATTACCGGGGACTTTATTACAGCGACGACGGAGGAATTACGTGGTATGAGGAAAAGATATCCGACACTACTTTAAACGCGCGCGACATCGAATTTGCTACCGCTGAGCGCGGCTGGATACTGTGCGATAACGGGGTCGTGTTTAAAACCCGGAACAACGGAAATGTATTGGCGGGCGTGGAAGAAAATCCGCTTCCGAACGAAAGCAATCTTTTGGGGAACTATCCCAATCCCTTTAATCCCTCTACAATAATCCACTGGAGGCTGGCAAAACCATCGAGCGTTTCGGTAATTCTTTACGACGCGCTCGGAAGAAAAGTTGCGGATTTGCTGAAAGGAAAAGCGTATAACGCCGGCGAGCATTTTTTCAAACTCGACGCCTCCTCGTTCGGATTGACTTCGGGTATTTATTATGTGGTTTTGAATACGAACGAACGGATTGAAACTTTGAAGATAGCATACGTGAAATAG
- a CDS encoding PDDEXK family nuclease has protein sequence MANLFWRKKKRVSSLLETPFKSEEEFEKTVFGTPELLGEITLIKRQVRGGNKSGIPDIIGIDADGAVCILEMKNKKVDASIIPQVLEYAIWAETNPDSIKSLWLELNEKPEEVEINWENLEVKIFIIAPAISRSTLEFVERINYPVDLVEIKRWIEGDNEILMVNKLETEEKGYRIKPVQGLRNYDETYYKSKRNKKSVDYFLQYVSEVEKVIKSKGWNLDTKFNAYQCAFKSGFFNAFRIQWLGTKSFAFLFKVSKADLRRLNFKPTRYDEDKKRAIFLIEPGKTKVKDFIPLFEYSYKALGGN, from the coding sequence ATGGCAAATTTATTTTGGAGAAAGAAGAAAAGGGTAAGTAGTCTGCTTGAAACTCCCTTCAAATCAGAAGAGGAATTTGAGAAGACAGTATTTGGCACACCGGAACTATTAGGTGAAATTACATTGATTAAACGACAAGTACGCGGTGGTAATAAATCCGGGATACCAGATATTATTGGAATTGATGCCGATGGAGCAGTTTGCATCCTTGAAATGAAGAATAAAAAGGTCGATGCTTCAATAATACCTCAAGTCTTGGAATATGCAATTTGGGCGGAAACAAATCCCGATTCTATAAAATCACTTTGGCTTGAGTTAAATGAAAAACCCGAAGAAGTTGAAATTAACTGGGAAAATCTAGAAGTAAAAATATTTATAATAGCGCCTGCCATATCAAGATCGACTTTAGAATTTGTAGAACGTATCAATTATCCGGTTGATTTGGTAGAAATTAAAAGATGGATTGAAGGGGATAATGAAATATTAATGGTTAACAAATTGGAAACTGAAGAAAAGGGATACCGAATAAAGCCAGTTCAAGGATTGAGGAACTACGATGAGACCTATTATAAAAGCAAAAGAAATAAAAAGAGCGTTGATTATTTTTTGCAATATGTGTCTGAAGTTGAAAAAGTAATAAAATCAAAAGGGTGGAACTTAGACACAAAATTTAATGCTTATCAGTGCGCATTCAAATCCGGTTTTTTTAACGCGTTCAGAATCCAGTGGTTAGGCACAAAATCATTTGCTTTCTTATTTAAAGTTTCAAAGGCAGATTTACGCAGATTAAATTTCAAACCGACAAGGTATGATGAAGATAAAAAACGCGCAATATTTTTAATTGAGCCTGGCAAAACGAAAGTGAAAGACTTTATCCCATTATTCGAATATAGTTATAAAGCATTAGGAGGTAATTAA
- the tnpA gene encoding IS200/IS605 family transposase, translating to MAHSYTNILIHFIFSTKNREKIISEELQERLWPYMGGIARENNMKALAIGGVEDHVHLLISLPPTLSIAKAIQLIKGGSSKWVHDTFPKHKYFKWQEGYGAFSVSASHIENTVAYIKRQKEHHKIKTFQDEYIAFLKKHEIEYDERYIWG from the coding sequence ATGGCGCATTCATACACCAACATTTTAATTCATTTCATTTTCAGCACAAAGAACCGGGAGAAAATTATTAGCGAAGAATTGCAAGAACGGTTATGGCCTTACATGGGAGGGATCGCCAGGGAAAATAATATGAAGGCGCTTGCCATCGGCGGCGTTGAAGACCACGTCCATCTTTTAATCTCATTACCGCCGACTTTGTCGATTGCCAAAGCCATCCAGTTGATCAAAGGGGGCTCGTCAAAATGGGTGCACGATACATTTCCAAAACACAAATATTTCAAGTGGCAGGAAGGCTATGGAGCGTTTAGCGTGAGTGCATCGCATATTGAAAATACTGTTGCCTATATTAAACGACAAAAAGAACATCATAAGATTAAAACATTTCAAGATGAATACATTGCTTTTTTGAAAAAACATGAAATTGAATACGATGAAAGATATATTTGGGGATAA